From Thermoleophilia bacterium, a single genomic window includes:
- a CDS encoding FAD-dependent oxidoreductase, which produces MKNLEALGEVESTDVLVIGGGLSGLVTAITAKETDPELDVLVVDKAYASKGWAGKAARTAGLISFVGKDNDPEEFIRYNLREIGVFLNDQNMLRDFAYSSRKLVEHAAVWGIEYKRDEKGEIEVAQWPFPWVTGGIHPDMCRSLAAYAKARGIRFLDRVVVAELLKAGERVAGACGFDIGKGTFYIFRAKAVVLACGSQNFDITPLWCSTGAAQAMAFRAGAQMRNAEFGNMGDFARLDPETGVIYYGVHGGAHTGHDHLYAKGENISQKWRPGFHSSYDPQAAYAWYRETLAGNGPVFMDMDKFNAAGGGGEFFKFHPEALRRYMRVQEIANYPFERQFFPVVPGVISELSCIRINNQAETTVPGLFAVGDASGSGSARAGAVPTPPGKIHGTGLMNALFLGSKGGPGAAVHARAIASCRPASDIDPAEVEKVRVAVFAPLKKEGGLSGREVIHKVQEAMAPVDYVMVKSEERMKEALGLVAEAREMLEHMCAKDPHELSKCLDAQAMVLGAELFFRASLERKESRGFHLREDYPNRDDANWLKWIIIEKDGDGMRITTEPIPFDQYDYRPES; this is translated from the coding sequence GTGAAAAATCTTGAGGCTCTAGGTGAGGTTGAGAGCACGGACGTGTTGGTAATCGGCGGAGGGCTTTCAGGGCTTGTTACCGCCATCACCGCTAAAGAAACCGACCCCGAGCTTGACGTTCTCGTTGTGGACAAGGCTTACGCTAGCAAAGGGTGGGCGGGAAAGGCCGCTCGCACCGCTGGGCTGATCAGTTTTGTCGGCAAGGATAACGATCCCGAGGAATTCATCAGGTACAACCTGCGGGAGATCGGCGTTTTCTTAAACGACCAGAACATGTTGCGAGATTTTGCCTATAGCAGCCGGAAGTTGGTAGAACATGCGGCGGTATGGGGCATTGAGTATAAGCGTGACGAAAAGGGTGAGATTGAGGTAGCGCAGTGGCCGTTCCCCTGGGTGACCGGGGGCATCCATCCCGATATGTGTCGCTCCCTGGCTGCTTACGCGAAGGCTCGTGGGATACGTTTCCTGGACCGAGTGGTCGTGGCTGAACTGCTTAAGGCGGGAGAGCGGGTGGCCGGGGCGTGCGGCTTTGATATCGGTAAGGGGACTTTCTACATCTTCCGGGCCAAGGCGGTAGTGTTGGCCTGTGGTTCTCAGAACTTTGACATCACGCCGCTTTGGTGTAGCACAGGAGCGGCTCAGGCTATGGCCTTCAGGGCTGGTGCCCAGATGCGCAATGCCGAGTTTGGCAACATGGGCGATTTTGCCCGGTTGGATCCTGAAACTGGCGTGATCTACTACGGAGTCCACGGCGGAGCTCACACTGGCCACGACCATCTCTACGCCAAAGGAGAAAACATCAGTCAGAAGTGGCGACCGGGTTTTCACTCCTCCTATGACCCGCAGGCTGCGTACGCCTGGTATCGCGAAACATTGGCCGGTAATGGTCCTGTGTTTATGGATATGGACAAGTTCAATGCCGCCGGTGGGGGTGGGGAGTTTTTCAAATTTCACCCGGAGGCTCTGCGCAGATACATGCGGGTGCAAGAAATTGCAAACTATCCCTTCGAGCGGCAGTTCTTTCCGGTGGTGCCGGGAGTGATCTCAGAGCTTTCCTGTATACGGATAAATAACCAGGCCGAGACGACCGTGCCCGGTCTCTTTGCTGTGGGAGACGCTTCGGGAAGTGGCAGCGCCCGGGCGGGAGCGGTTCCTACTCCACCCGGCAAGATTCATGGGACCGGTCTAATGAACGCGTTGTTCCTTGGAAGCAAGGGAGGGCCAGGGGCGGCTGTGCACGCAAGAGCCATCGCTAGTTGCCGGCCCGCATCGGATATTGATCCTGCTGAAGTGGAGAAAGTCAGGGTGGCAGTGTTTGCTCCTCTCAAAAAAGAGGGCGGGCTAAGCGGGCGCGAAGTCATCCACAAGGTGCAAGAGGCTATGGCGCCTGTGGATTACGTGATGGTAAAGAGCGAAGAGCGCATGAAGGAGGCGCTGGGGTTAGTTGCAGAAGCTCGGGAGATGCTGGAACACATGTGCGCGAAAGACCCGCATGAACTCTCCAAGTGTCTTGACGCCCAGGCTATGGTGCTGGGAGCAGAGCTGTTCTTCCGGGCCTCGCTTGAGCGCAAAGAAAGCCGAGGCTTTCATCTGCGCGAAGACTATCCGAATAGAGATGACGCGAACTGGCTTAAGTGGATAATCATTGAAAAAGACGGTGACGGCATGAGGATAACCACTGAGCCCATACCTTTTGACCAATACGACTATCGACCAGAGTCATAG
- a CDS encoding FCD domain-containing protein, giving the protein MTTTRANHPHVAPGGAGGAEAAGSAPHLNQALTHTRASDKAEHYIRSLIFSGRLAPGDRLPSERELAATLGISIITLRAALRSLEANRYLVVKLGAKGGWFVNNAETITRCWREWLDEHHTELNDLLELLELLEINAASLAAQRRTAEDLAVLEQAGNLLGKEWHSIALWHNTFHDALAKAAHNAHLERAINSLRAELFLPVEQAISEERLSEIRTLHERILAAIRAQDAAGAAEAMKLHLRHRRNELLGHAHGPGTSTTRPR; this is encoded by the coding sequence ATGACCACGACGCGCGCGAACCACCCCCATGTGGCCCCCGGCGGAGCCGGCGGCGCAGAGGCCGCCGGCTCCGCCCCCCACCTCAACCAGGCCCTCACTCACACACGCGCTAGCGACAAGGCCGAGCACTACATCCGCTCGCTCATATTCTCCGGGCGATTGGCCCCGGGTGACAGACTGCCTTCGGAAAGGGAGCTGGCGGCCACTTTGGGAATATCAATAATTACACTACGAGCCGCTCTTCGTTCCCTTGAGGCAAACCGGTACCTTGTAGTCAAGCTAGGAGCCAAAGGGGGTTGGTTTGTTAACAACGCAGAGACTATTACCCGCTGTTGGCGAGAATGGCTTGACGAACACCACACAGAACTTAACGATCTTCTGGAGCTTCTGGAACTGCTCGAGATAAACGCAGCCTCACTTGCCGCCCAGAGACGAACGGCCGAGGACCTCGCGGTCTTGGAGCAAGCGGGAAACCTTCTGGGCAAGGAGTGGCATTCCATAGCGCTCTGGCACAACACTTTTCACGATGCTCTCGCCAAAGCAGCCCACAATGCCCACCTGGAACGCGCAATAAACAGCCTGCGAGCTGAACTCTTCTTGCCAGTCGAACAAGCAATTTCGGAAGAACGGCTGAGCGAGATCCGCACTCTCCACGAGCGCATCCTTGCCGCCATTCGAGCCCAAGATGCCGCAGGGGCAGCCGAAGCGATGAAGCTCCATCTACGCCACCGCCGTAACGAGCTCCTAGGCCATGCCCACGGCCCCGGCACGAGCACCACTCGCCCTCGCTAG
- a CDS encoding 4Fe-4S binding protein, with translation MLGELRVDIDKCTRCKTCAYVCFTNVIEWDDERQIPYAKYPLDCQVCCVCEAACPEGAITVVPDWTKKYYPSYLSTMRGRP, from the coding sequence ATGCTCGGCGAATTGAGAGTAGACATTGACAAGTGCACACGCTGCAAGACCTGTGCGTACGTGTGCTTTACCAATGTGATCGAGTGGGACGACGAAAGGCAAATCCCGTACGCCAAATATCCCTTGGACTGCCAGGTGTGCTGCGTCTGTGAGGCCGCCTGTCCGGAGGGGGCGATTACTGTGGTCCCAGATTGGACGAAGAAGTACTACCCGAGCTATCTCTCGACCATGAGGGGGCGGCCGTGA
- a CDS encoding FAD-dependent oxidoreductase — translation MVRTITTEIAVMGSGIAGLTAAVKIAQAGVRVAVFEKRPFQGGGVSNTPMMTLAVRDDPAYQDKAFKVHMEYTNYSADAAVVMAWIKNSSHIPEFLQELGFDFLHVAKFDLETLGQLPGYTAGFPKGMHLGDYYFFKGQGKGHGGALICKRMADTVRKLGGEIYFSHPVKELIREGDRVVGLVAEDAKSGEEVRVNAKAVIVASGGFSDNREMIKKYTGFTYTNNNCDDGGNVLFNTLPGARLTGDGQQAVWAIGGARGSMGINGHNLVPGPGIIGNTPWIQFNQIRVIQEQPYLWVNQMGERFIDEGISNNHMAMGTSISRQPGKCAYLVFDEATVRHMEQEGLEYIYFIFPAERLTDVRGQFEHLINVVGNKHVFLADTIEELCAQTGIDVAGLKSTLEAYNRYCDQGHDDQFAKDPRFLRPVREPKFYALRCFCGGYQGLGGIKINGRCEVVDDNHRPIKGLYAAGDCCAGEIWGDPPTGGIGTSSISFAQGFVSAREALKYVQGEPCSAN, via the coding sequence ATGGTGAGAACTATCACCACAGAGATAGCTGTGATGGGGAGCGGAATAGCCGGACTTACAGCGGCAGTGAAAATCGCCCAAGCAGGAGTGCGGGTCGCTGTGTTCGAGAAGCGGCCCTTTCAAGGGGGCGGCGTCTCAAACACACCGATGATGACTCTAGCAGTTCGGGATGATCCTGCCTACCAGGACAAAGCGTTTAAGGTCCACATGGAATATACAAACTATTCCGCTGATGCGGCGGTCGTAATGGCTTGGATCAAGAACTCAAGCCATATCCCCGAGTTCCTACAAGAGCTGGGTTTTGATTTTTTGCATGTTGCCAAGTTTGATCTAGAAACATTGGGACAACTGCCGGGATACACGGCTGGTTTTCCCAAAGGCATGCATCTTGGCGATTACTACTTCTTCAAAGGCCAAGGCAAGGGACATGGCGGGGCACTCATCTGCAAGCGCATGGCTGACACTGTGCGCAAGCTGGGCGGCGAGATCTACTTCAGCCACCCGGTCAAAGAGCTTATTCGCGAAGGCGATCGCGTGGTGGGATTGGTTGCCGAGGATGCCAAGAGCGGCGAGGAAGTGCGCGTAAACGCCAAAGCAGTAATCGTGGCGTCCGGCGGCTTCAGTGATAACCGGGAGATGATCAAGAAATACACCGGCTTTACCTACACCAACAACAACTGTGACGACGGGGGCAACGTACTGTTTAACACTTTGCCGGGCGCGCGTCTGACTGGTGATGGCCAACAGGCGGTGTGGGCCATTGGTGGAGCCCGAGGGTCAATGGGCATCAACGGTCACAACCTTGTTCCTGGCCCGGGGATTATTGGCAACACTCCTTGGATTCAGTTCAACCAGATTCGGGTGATCCAAGAGCAGCCATATCTCTGGGTAAACCAGATGGGTGAGCGGTTTATCGACGAGGGTATCTCCAACAATCACATGGCCATGGGCACGTCTATCTCGCGGCAACCGGGCAAGTGTGCCTACCTTGTCTTCGACGAAGCAACGGTGCGGCACATGGAACAGGAAGGTCTCGAGTATATCTACTTCATTTTCCCCGCCGAGAGACTAACTGATGTCCGCGGTCAGTTTGAGCACCTCATTAACGTAGTAGGTAACAAACATGTTTTCTTGGCGGACACCATCGAAGAGCTTTGCGCGCAGACCGGCATAGACGTCGCGGGGCTGAAGTCGACCCTGGAGGCCTACAACCGATACTGCGATCAAGGGCACGATGATCAGTTTGCTAAAGATCCCCGGTTCTTGCGTCCAGTGCGCGAGCCCAAATTTTATGCTTTACGTTGCTTCTGCGGTGGCTATCAGGGTTTGGGCGGAATCAAGATAAACGGCCGATGCGAGGTTGTAGACGACAACCATAGGCCGATTAAGGGCCTCTATGCCGCGGGAGATTGTTGTGCCGGCGAGATCTGGGGTGACCCACCCACCGGAGGCATTGGGACCTCAAGCATCTCTTTCGCTCAAGGATTTGTAAGCGCCCGCGAGGCACTCAAGTACGTGCAAGGAGAGCCATGCTCGGCGAATTGA
- a CDS encoding DUF488 domain-containing protein, whose translation MPVLYTIGYEGFSLPDWLTRLRVEGVEVVVDIRAVPHSRKPGFSKRQLKEKLGEVGVEYLHFPELGTPEDLRRAVRGGLDLSEFERQFNLFLRDKEEALIRLLELAQNHLVCLVCYEEDPASCHRSVVASHLQALASHLWAKDSATAKDSTTLEVAAASSGGELKVVHLRRM comes from the coding sequence ATGCCTGTTCTCTACACCATAGGTTACGAGGGTTTCTCGCTGCCAGACTGGCTTACGCGACTTCGGGTTGAAGGTGTAGAAGTCGTTGTGGACATCCGCGCAGTGCCTCATAGCCGCAAGCCGGGTTTCTCCAAAAGGCAATTGAAGGAGAAACTGGGTGAAGTCGGTGTTGAGTACCTTCACTTTCCCGAGTTGGGGACTCCCGAGGATCTTCGCAGAGCCGTCCGTGGCGGTCTTGATCTTAGTGAATTTGAGCGGCAGTTTAATCTGTTCTTGCGGGACAAGGAAGAAGCACTGATTCGCCTGCTGGAACTAGCTCAAAATCACCTGGTTTGTCTGGTGTGCTACGAGGAAGATCCCGCGTCTTGCCACCGCTCAGTTGTGGCCAGCCATCTGCAAGCGCTGGCGTCCCACCTTTGGGCCAAGGATTCCGCTACGGCAAAGGATTCCACTACTCTTGAAGTCGCCGCAGCTTCGAGCGGAGGGGAGCTGAAGGTCGTTCATCTCCGCCGTATGTAG
- a CDS encoding ferredoxin, which translates to MKIEIQDYCIRCGLCEDLYPELFHLNIDEDRIDLKYEGDIPPELEEKAREARRDCAIGAIFLR; encoded by the coding sequence ATGAAGATAGAGATCCAAGACTACTGTATTCGCTGCGGCCTCTGTGAGGATCTTTACCCGGAACTCTTCCATCTCAATATTGACGAGGACAGAATCGACCTTAAATACGAGGGGGACATTCCGCCAGAGCTCGAGGAAAAGGCCCGAGAAGCTCGCCGAGACTGCGCGATAGGAGCGATTTTTCTTCGCTAG